One window from the genome of Leucobacter aridicollis encodes:
- a CDS encoding IclR family transcriptional regulator, with translation MPEERAVGADRVLVVLSELGRHPRGATLEELASVLGEPKSSVHRALSTLRKRGFALQNPSGGYELGDELLRLAFSVHEQRPEGARINPVLTRLAERFGETTHFAVLDGGEVVYRAKADPPGGSMRLTSVIGGRNPAHATGVGKVLLAERYRDRGGFDDWVGARSLTARTQATVTNADALWRELELCRARGYALDEQESEVGVECIAVPIALHVPGRIDGAVSVSAIAVRTSVSSLIRRIDEIRDELGSLAVDFSRT, from the coding sequence ATGCCTGAAGAACGAGCGGTTGGTGCAGACCGAGTCTTGGTGGTTCTGAGTGAGCTGGGCCGACATCCTCGTGGGGCGACGCTCGAAGAACTCGCGTCTGTCTTGGGCGAGCCAAAGTCAAGCGTGCACCGTGCGCTATCGACGCTGAGAAAACGCGGGTTTGCGCTTCAGAACCCCTCTGGGGGCTATGAGCTTGGCGACGAGCTCCTGCGCCTTGCTTTTTCAGTTCACGAGCAGCGCCCCGAAGGTGCGAGGATCAACCCGGTTCTCACGCGTCTTGCTGAGAGGTTTGGAGAGACAACTCACTTCGCGGTTCTCGACGGCGGCGAGGTTGTCTACCGCGCAAAAGCCGACCCTCCGGGCGGAAGTATGAGACTAACGTCAGTGATCGGAGGGCGTAACCCCGCTCACGCCACGGGGGTGGGTAAAGTGCTCCTCGCCGAGCGATACCGTGACCGCGGGGGCTTCGACGACTGGGTAGGGGCCAGGTCGTTGACCGCCCGTACGCAGGCCACCGTCACAAACGCGGATGCGCTCTGGCGCGAGCTCGAGCTGTGCAGAGCTCGTGGATACGCGCTCGACGAGCAAGAGAGCGAGGTCGGTGTTGAGTGCATCGCTGTTCCCATTGCGCTTCACGTCCCGGGCCGAATCGACGGCGCAGTGAGCGTGAGTGCTATCGCGGTGCGCACATCGGTCAGTTCGCTTATTCGCCGGATTGACGAGATCCGTGACGAATTGGGGAGCCTCGCGGTCGATTTCTCGCGTACGTAG